One Candidatus Zixiibacteriota bacterium genomic window, AATGATAATTGTCGAAACTGAAGACAGTTTCGACCTCAAGAGGTGGGTTCGAAGACGAACCTGCCCTACACCTTACTCAACAGGCGCAAATGGATGAGTCACCCACAAAAAAAAGGCGGCACCAAAAGGTGCCGCCAGGATAATTCGTAATTGGCAGGTACGTCAGCTCATCTTGCGCTTGATCGCACCGCTAGCGGCAAGGCCGATACCAAGCAACAAGAGTGTTGCCGGTTCGGGAATGGGTTCACCACAGTGTTCGGCATCATGTGAGGGAGGTACAAACTTGAAATGACCATCAGATTCCCTATGATAACCGTAAGCATCGAAGTGAACATATTCATAGTCGGAGGATATCAGATATTTGAATATCTTTCCTTTCGCCGTGCCAGTCTCACCAGGTTGCATGTCCTCTACCGTTTCAGAATAATCATCCACCAGGGCAGAAATGTACATCTCAGTATACCAGGTTGGATAAATACCGTGACCCGGATAGTCACCTGCGTCTGAACCCTCCAGCGGTGGTGTACCCCAGGACATGGGACCCTGTGATAGAGGTATGCTGGAATTGAC contains:
- a CDS encoding choice-of-anchor N protein produces the protein MKKLLLIALIAVMAPSVMAVPAIQLYINSPDASYDATTQTWVVNANEFELWVITANTDSKPIYDLTLVAAFGGEEATPPSGSLSATDVNSSIPLSQGPMSWGTPPLEGSDAGDYPGHGIYPTWYTEMYISALVDDYSETVEDMQPGETGTAKGKIFKYLISSDYEYVHFDAYGYHRESDGHFKFVPPSHDAEHCGEPIPEPATLLLLGIGLAASGAIKRKMS